The genomic interval GACTGTCGAATAGACGCTTCGAGCTCTGGATTTCGGTCTGTCTGCGGCACCGCCTGCGACGTAGGCTGAGGCAGGGTAGCTCTGCCCGGGggcggaggcggaggaagCACCGTCGCGATCGGCGGGGTTGGCGGGAAGGTCGGAAGTGTAAGGAGGAACGGGAGAAGCGAGGTGGTATTCACCTTCCAATTTCTTCTTGGGCGCTGGTGCGAGGAAGGCGGTACCCTCTGAAAGCGTTTCGTCCTCGAGTCCGTGCCGCACAAAACCGGTATCGGAACCAGTACCGGCACTAAGGTTCTGAGCGTTGGCGCGGGTGTTGCTGTCCAACACCGACTTGGCTCGCGCCTTTTCCGCTTGGGACTTGCTCTTTGCCTTGGTCTTGGCCTTGGGGGTAGTGGCAGCCGCAGCGGGGGTGGTGCTGGTAGCGGCGGTGGTCTTGGCGGTGGGAGAGGTGGCGTACGCAGGGGGGAGGACGTCCCCATCGTTGCTTTCATTCTGGCTCAAAGTCTGGTTCGTCCCGTTCATCCCGGTCGACTTGGTCGCCCGCGCCTGAGACGGCGCTTTACCCAGCGCTTTCCCCCGAGTCTGGCTCTGGCTCTGGATGTATGAATGACCGCTGGCATCACCACCAGACGGGTGGGTGAGATGGAGGGTGACTGATGGTGTCGAGGAGGGCGGGTACCGCGAAAGGAGAATGTGGAGATCTTCATCTGTTTATATTGAATCACATCGAGTCAGCTATGCCCTTTTCCAAGCGAACACGACCAGGGAAGAGAATCGGATGGCGGGACAGCGGGAAAGGCTCGATACGTACCGTCGTCCAAACTCCATCTCGATCCCTTGTACTCGTAAACCAATCCCGTCTTGGacttgtcctcttcctttagACCCGCTTTGGTATATATCCGATCGAAAAGTTTTTGGTGGGGTTCGTCCTCTATTCATGTGTATAGTCGATGCAATggaggtgaagaaaaggtcagCTTGCACTCGAGTATGCTGCTGCGAGGAGTCAGGGCAGGACATACCTTTGTGTATGAGGGCAAACGTCTTTGAAGGGGTATGCACGTTGTAGATGAACATTCCGGCTGAGGCGCGAGGTCACGATAGCTGAAGCAGAGAAGTCGGGAGTATCGCAGAGAAGTGGATGTATCGCAGCGATGGGCCGGGTTGGGAGCGAATAGTCAAGTTGCGAGGATTATTGGGCAGGTAGCTGAAAACGAGTGCCGCTTTGGGACAAGTGGGTGTAATCAAACGACGTCATATCCCGCAGACCAAGTACGTAATAATTG from Cryptococcus neoformans var. neoformans B-3501A chromosome 9, whole genome shotgun sequence carries:
- a CDS encoding hypothetical protein (Similar to gi|46100308|gb|EAK85541.1| hypothetical protein UM04567.1 [Ustilago maydis 521], FASTA scores: opt: 418, E(): 3.7e-15, (33.913% identity (61.739% similar) in 230 aa overlap (229-458:261-478))), giving the protein MFIYNVHTPSKTFALIHKEDEPHQKLFDRIYTKAGLKEEDKSKTGLVYEYKGSRWSLDDDEDLHILLSRYPPSSTPSVTLHLTHPSGGDASGHSYIQSQSQTRGKALGKAPSQARATKSTGMNGTNQTLSQNESNDGDVLPPAYATSPTAKTTAATSTTPAAAATTPKAKTKAKSKSQAEKARAKSVLDSNTRANAQNLSAGTGSDTGFVRHGLEDETLSEGTAFLAPAPKKKLEGEYHLASPVPPYTSDLPANPADRDGASSASAPGQSYPASAYVAGGAADRPKSRARSVYSTVSRKSKYGDPDAEPLGDVKRREWHEFHGNNGVRTVIGKVGDVPNVRMLLKSGHRQIYLSRQFAIKHGFLPKKFGAANGGFAYAGILPLPGPITLTIGSRTSAHKAYVTEENKFDVILGRAWIEKMGVKIDPLDQTILTYMDTGEPIACDVVVLKDEKGDIITIT